From Spirochaetota bacterium:
GAAGGAAAATCCCAGCGTCACCGACCAGTACCTTCCCTCCTTCACCATTGTCGACGGTAAGGGCCCGGTGGGAACAATCGCCGACGGCGACTCGGTCATCTACTTCAACTTCCGGGGCGACCGCGCCATCGAGATATCCCGCGCCTTCGACGAGGATAACTTCGACAAGTTCGACCGGGGCCGCCGTCCCGCCGTGGTCTACGCCAGCATGATGGAGTATGACGGCGACCTGAAGATACCGAAGAAATACCTGGTGATGCCGCCTGCCATCGACCGGACCATGAGCGAATACCTGGTCCATTCCGGGGTCATGCAGTACGCGATTTCCGAAACCCAGAAGTTCGGCCACGTCACCTACTTCTGGAACGGGAACCGGAGCGGCAAGTTCGACGAGCAGAAGGAAGACTACGTCGAGATACCCTCCGACCGGCTCGAGTTCAACCAGCGTCCCTGGATGAAGGCCGCGGAGATAACCGACGCGGTCATCGGCGCCCTTGACAGCAACAAATATCAATTCATACGCCTCAACTACCCCAACGGCGACATGGTGGGACACACCGGCGACCTGGAAGCGGCCATTATCGCGGCCGAGACGGTGGACCTCTGCCTGAAGCGCCTCCTGAAGGCGGTGGACCGCTCAGGCGGCATCGCGGTGATCACCGCGGACCACGGCAACCTGGACGAGATGTTCGAGGTGAACAAGAAGACCGGCGAGATCGAGCGCGACAAGAAGACCGGCCTCCCGAAGAACAAGACGTCCCACACCCTGAACCCGGTCCCCTTCATCATCTACGACCCGGGCTTCAAAAAAGAATACCGCATATCCGACGTCGTGAGCAACCCGGGCCTGGCCAACGTGGCGGCCACGCTCCTGCTCCTCATGGGGTTTACGCCGCCGGCCGATTACGAGCCGCCGGTGATAGAGCTCGCCTGAATCCGCCATCACAGGAAAATTTCTCTCCGCCTCCATCAAGCGTCCGTGGGCTTGACATTCATCTGTCGGCAATGTATATTATTTTCATCAAAGAAGCGCCAGACGCTCTTTAATACTAAGCAATGCTAAACATCCGCCATTCTGCGGCTTTCTTTCGTTCTGTTTAACGGTCCGGTCTCGCAGCGATATTATTCAGATTAATATAGGCAGGAGGGCCCCATGAAACTGAATGATATACCAATAGGAAAGCGCTTTTTCATCATTTTCACAATCATCACGGCAGTGACCATCGCGGGATTTGTCTATATCATGACCAACATAACCACCCAGAAGAAAGAGGTGGACCTTATTTACAAAACATACCTGATCGGCATAGAAAAGCTCATCGAGGCGGACCGGGACGCCTACCAGTCCAGCATCGCCATAAGCCAGGCCATAAACGGGCTCTACGGGGGCCGGAAGCAGGCGGACGGGGAGCTCCTCAAGGCCATCGATGAGAACCTGGGCCAGATCAAGGAGCGATTCGACGCCTTTTCGAAGCTCTACCTGGCCGCCGGGGCCGAGAAGACCGACGAGTTCCGCATCGTCGAAGAGCAATACGCAAAACTCTCGGATCACACAAAAACGATCACCGGGCTTTTAAAAGCCGGCGATACCGCCCCCGCCCTCGCGCTGTACAACGGCGCCTACGCCGTTGCATTCAACGAACTGCGCGGCGCCATGGACCGCCTGACCGATGCCTCGCTGAAAAGGACCGACCATGAATACCGGGATTTCCACGGCAAATACACGATGAGCGTCGCCATAGCGATCGGGGCATCAATTATAATTCTGGCCCTTCTCATGACAAGCGGGTTCGCCCTGACACGGAGCATACTGCTGCCGATAAAAAAAGCGGTGGACCTTTCAAGAAAGCTCGCCACCGGGGACTTCAGGGAGCGCATGGCCCTGGCCCAGAAAGACGAGTTCGGCGACATGGCCCGCGAGCTGGACAGGGCCATGGCCGACCTGGACGGCCTCGTGGGCAACGTGGCCGTCATGGTGGCGAACCTCGCCCAGGCCGTCGAGCAGATAGCCGGGGGGAACCAGAACCTGTCCCAGCGCACCTCCGAGCAGGCTTCGGCCCTGGAGGAGATGGCCTCCACCATCGAGGAGGCGACGGCGTCGATACAGCAGAACGCCGACAACTCCCTGCAGGCGAAGGACCTCTCGGCCGACGCCGCGACGCGGGCCGGCGACGGCAACCGGGTGGTGCGCGACGCGGTGCAGTCCATCAACGAGATCAACGATTCGGGCAAGAGGATCGCCGAGATCATCAAGGTGATCGACGATATCGCCTTCCAGACCAACCTGCTGGCCCTGAACGCGGCGGTCGAGGCGGCCCGGGCCGGCGAGCAGGGCCGCGGATTCGCCGTGGTCGCCGGCGAGGTGCGGAACCTGGCCCAGCGCACCACCAGCTCGGCTAAGGACATCAGCGGCCTCATCACCGACTCCGTCAACAAGGTGGCCAGGGGGACCGAGCTCGTCAACCGGAGCGGCGAGCAGCTCGACAGGATCGTCGAGTCTATCGCGAAGGTGAATTCACTTATCGCGGAGATATCAGCCGCGAGCGCGGAGCAGAAGAACGGGATCGAGCAGATCAACGTGGCGGTCTCCGAGATGGACACCATGACGCAGCAGAACGCGGCCCTGGTGGAGGAGACGGCCTCCACCAGCGAGGAAATGGCGGCCCAGGCGCGGGAGCTCAGGACGTTGATGGACCGCTTCAAGATCAGCGACATGTCCCGCAGAATGAAATAATGGACTCAGCGCCCACCCTTAGGCGAATGAGGGCCGGGTCGGGGATTGGAGAATGCATGTCAGCACACAACGCACAACGCGGGCTCAACGCACACGGTGCTTATCGT
This genomic window contains:
- a CDS encoding 2,3-bisphosphoglycerate-independent phosphoglycerate mutase, giving the protein MEQLARNDRIKRKGPVTLVIMDGVGIGRENEGNAFHLARTPLLDRLMRDCPYTTLKAHGTAVGLPSDEDMGNSEVGHNALGAGRVFEQGAKLVSRAIESGAIFATDIWKELTAGPASRGAVLHFIGLLSDGNVHSHIDHLFKMIDACAAAGVRNVRVHILLDGRDVPETSALQYVDALEKNLAGHCGAGLDYRIASGGGRMVTTMDRYEADWDIVKRGWEAHVHGTARPFKSAKEAIETFRKENPSVTDQYLPSFTIVDGKGPVGTIADGDSVIYFNFRGDRAIEISRAFDEDNFDKFDRGRRPAVVYASMMEYDGDLKIPKKYLVMPPAIDRTMSEYLVHSGVMQYAISETQKFGHVTYFWNGNRSGKFDEQKEDYVEIPSDRLEFNQRPWMKAAEITDAVIGALDSNKYQFIRLNYPNGDMVGHTGDLEAAIIAAETVDLCLKRLLKAVDRSGGIAVITADHGNLDEMFEVNKKTGEIERDKKTGLPKNKTSHTLNPVPFIIYDPGFKKEYRISDVVSNPGLANVAATLLLLMGFTPPADYEPPVIELA
- a CDS encoding MCP four helix bundle domain-containing protein; this translates as MKLNDIPIGKRFFIIFTIITAVTIAGFVYIMTNITTQKKEVDLIYKTYLIGIEKLIEADRDAYQSSIAISQAINGLYGGRKQADGELLKAIDENLGQIKERFDAFSKLYLAAGAEKTDEFRIVEEQYAKLSDHTKTITGLLKAGDTAPALALYNGAYAVAFNELRGAMDRLTDASLKRTDHEYRDFHGKYTMSVAIAIGASIIILALLMTSGFALTRSILLPIKKAVDLSRKLATGDFRERMALAQKDEFGDMARELDRAMADLDGLVGNVAVMVANLAQAVEQIAGGNQNLSQRTSEQASALEEMASTIEEATASIQQNADNSLQAKDLSADAATRAGDGNRVVRDAVQSINEINDSGKRIAEIIKVIDDIAFQTNLLALNAAVEAARAGEQGRGFAVVAGEVRNLAQRTTSSAKDISGLITDSVNKVARGTELVNRSGEQLDRIVESIAKVNSLIAEISAASAEQKNGIEQINVAVSEMDTMTQQNAALVEETASTSEEMAAQARELRTLMDRFKISDMSRRMK